The segment GGCGAAGCTGACCAGCAGGGCCGCCGCCACCAGGTGCGGCAGGCCGAGCACGCCGAGCGCGGCGGCCAGCGGGACGGAGGCGATCGCGGCGGCGCGCAGCAGGTCCATGGCGATCTGGGTGCCGCGCAGCGGCAGGCGCTGCACCAGGACGCCGGCCGGCAGGCCGATCACCAGCCAGGCCACGTACCCGGCGGCGGTGACCAGGCCGACCTGGAAGCCGCCGGCGTGCAGCACCGAGACGGCGGTCAGCGGGAGGGCGATCGCGGTGACGGCGTCGCCGAGGCCGCTGACGGTGGTGGCCGTCCAGTAGCGCCAGAACGCGGCGGCCGCCCCGGCGGCGGGGGCCCGCAGCGGTCGGTCGGTGCTGGTGGGACTGGACGTGCTCATGTGGCGTTCCCCCTGGTGGCAGGCAGTGAGTTCCCTTTGGGAACTCACTATAGGTGGTGCGGGCGCGACAGTGGCAAGGTGGTTCCATGCGCTACACCGACGTCGGCGACACCGACTGCTCCATCGCCCAGGCGCTGTCCGTGGTCGGCGACTGGTGGACCCTGCTGCTGGTGCGCGACCTCGCGGGCGGCACCCACCAGTTCGACGCCCTGCACGAGTCGCTCGGCATCAGCCGCAAGGTGCTCACCGCCCGGCTGCGCGCCCTGGTCGAGGACGGCGTGGTCGAGAAGCGCCTCTACCACGCCCACCCGCCGCGCTACGCCTACCACTTGACCGACAAGGGCTGGGCGCTGCTGCCGGTGCTGGTCGCCCTCCAGGACTGGGGCGGCCGCCACCTGCTCGGCGACGGCACCCTCACCGCCACCGCCGGACCGGACTCCGCCGAGAGCCGCCGGGTGCACGCCCTGGTCGGCGCCCGCGTCCCCGAACTCACCCTGCCCGCCGCCTCCGAGAGCGCCCGACCGCCGCTGACCGACCCGGTCGGCCGCACCCCCTGGACGGTGCTGTACTGCTTCCCCGGCGCCTACGCCCCCGGCACCCAGGGCTACCCGCCTGGCTGGGACGACATCCCCGGCACCGTCGGCTGCACCCTGGAGTCCTGCACCTACCGCGACCGGCTGGCCGAGTTCACCGCGCGCGGCGCCACCGTGCACGGCGTCTCCACCCAGCGCCCCGACCAGCAGGCCGCGTTCGCCGCCCACCAGAACATCCCGTTCCCGCTGCTCTCCGACGCCGCCCTGCGGCTGACCGGCGCGCTGCGGCTGCCCACCTTCCGGGCCGGCGGCGCCGACCGGCTCAAACGGCTCACCCTGCTGGTCGACGCCGCCCGCACCGTGCGCGCGGTGCTCTACCCGGTGCCCGACCCGGGCGGCTCGGTGGGCGAAGTGCTGGCGCTGCTCGACGGGTTGACGGCCGCCCAGCGGTAGAGCAGCACCGAGGCGAGCGCGGCCAGCGCGCACCAGGTGGAGACGAACGCCAGGCGCCACAGCAGCGCGCAGGCCAGTGCGCCCAGCCCGGTGACCCACCCCAGCAGCCGCAGGCACCGGTCGCCCGAGCCCAGCAGCGCGCCCAGCACCGCCGCCAGGTACCCGGCCAGCAGCAGGCCGGGCGCCGGGACGCCGACCGCGTACCCCAGGGTGTGGCCGTGCGCGTGCGCCGCCACCGGGTGCCGGGCCAGGGCGAGCGCCAGCGGGACGGCGACGGCCGCGCCCAGCAGGGTGCACCACGCGGCGCCGCGGCGGCGGGTCGCGCACCACACCGCCGCCGGGACGTACAGCGGCAGCAGCGGCAGCGCGACCACCGCCCACACCGTCCGGGCCCACGCCCAGCCCGCCCACACGCCCGCCTCCACCAGCTGGTGCGCGCCCAGCAGCAGCGGCAGCGCGGCCAGCGGCAGCCGCCGGGTCGCCCCGGCGCGCACCGCCGCGGCGGCGCCGACCGTCGCCACGGCGGCCCCGGCGACCAGGTCGGCCCGCGCGCTCCAGCACATCCGGCCAGCGTACGAGCGGACGGGCCGTCAGTACGACTGGAACTCGAGCAGCCGGCCCTCCGGGTCGCGCAGGTGGGCGGTGCGCATCGTCGGGCCCCACTCCGGCCGGTCCGCGGGCGGCCGCACCGCCGTGCCCCCGGACCGCACGGCCAGCGCGTAGGCGGCGTCCACGTCCGCGACCCGGCAGACGAACGCGTCGCCCCGGGGCGCGGCCGGCTCCTCGCCCAGGGCGGCCGCCATCGCGGCCCGGTCGAACAGCACCAGCAGCGCCTGGTCGCCGACGTCCCAGTGCGCGTACGGGCCCTGCGCGGATCCCTGGACGCGGTGGGCGCCGAGCAGCGGCGGCAGCACGGCGTCGTAGAAGGCGAAGCAGGCCGGGAAGTCGGCGACCAGCAGGCGGGGGTGCAGCGCGTCCACGGGATCCCTCCGGGGTTCTCGAAAATCATGGGTGACGACCCACTATAGGGGGGAACCTATGATTGCCTCCATGGCCACCCCAGACCGGACCCCGCCCTCGCTGCTCGACCTGACCACCTACCTGCTCTCCCGCACCGGCAAGGACGCCCGCACCCGGCTCGCCGACCGCCTCGCCGCCGACGGCCTGCGCCTGTACCACCACGCCGCCCTCGCCGCCCTCGCCGACCTCGGCCCGCACACCCAGCGCGAACTCGCCACCCGCCTGCGCCTGGACCCCAGCGACCTCGCCAAGGCCGCCGACCTGCTCGCCGCCCGCGGCTGGATCGACCGCACCCGCGACCCCGCCGACCGCCGCCGCCTCACCCTCACCCTCACCGCCGCCGGCCGCACCCGCCTCGCCGCGCTGCACGCCGAGGCCCGCACCGTCCAGGACGCCGTCCTCGCCCCCCTCGACCCCGCCGAACGCGCCACCCTGCACGCCCTGCTGCTGCGCCTGCACACCGCCGCCGCCCCGGAGTAGCGTGGAAGGACGGCCCCCGGCGCGGCCCCCCGGCGCGGCCCGCCCCGCGCGGCACGGCAGCGGCGGCCCGCGGAACTGATCACCCGTCAAGGCCGCCTCTTGTAGGGTGCGTTCGGGTCGGCCGGACACCCGGCGGCCCATCGGCGACCCGACACGGGGGACGGAGCACACGGATGCGGATCGGAATCATCGGCACCGGAACGGTCGGGCGGACCCTGGGCGGGAAACTCGTCGCCCTCGGCCACGAGGTCACCCTCGGCTCGCGCAGCAA is part of the Kitasatospora cineracea genome and harbors:
- a CDS encoding VOC family protein, giving the protein MDALHPRLLVADFPACFAFYDAVLPPLLGAHRVQGSAQGPYAHWDVGDQALLVLFDRAAMAAALGEEPAAPRGDAFVCRVADVDAAYALAVRSGGTAVRPPADRPEWGPTMRTAHLRDPEGRLLEFQSY
- a CDS encoding MarR family winged helix-turn-helix transcriptional regulator: MATPDRTPPSLLDLTTYLLSRTGKDARTRLADRLAADGLRLYHHAALAALADLGPHTQRELATRLRLDPSDLAKAADLLAARGWIDRTRDPADRRRLTLTLTAAGRTRLAALHAEARTVQDAVLAPLDPAERATLHALLLRLHTAAAPE
- a CDS encoding winged helix-turn-helix transcriptional regulator is translated as MRYTDVGDTDCSIAQALSVVGDWWTLLLVRDLAGGTHQFDALHESLGISRKVLTARLRALVEDGVVEKRLYHAHPPRYAYHLTDKGWALLPVLVALQDWGGRHLLGDGTLTATAGPDSAESRRVHALVGARVPELTLPAASESARPPLTDPVGRTPWTVLYCFPGAYAPGTQGYPPGWDDIPGTVGCTLESCTYRDRLAEFTARGATVHGVSTQRPDQQAAFAAHQNIPFPLLSDAALRLTGALRLPTFRAGGADRLKRLTLLVDAARTVRAVLYPVPDPGGSVGEVLALLDGLTAAQR
- a CDS encoding DUF6629 family protein, producing the protein MCWSARADLVAGAAVATVGAAAAVRAGATRRLPLAALPLLLGAHQLVEAGVWAGWAWARTVWAVVALPLLPLYVPAAVWCATRRRGAAWCTLLGAAVAVPLALALARHPVAAHAHGHTLGYAVGVPAPGLLLAGYLAAVLGALLGSGDRCLRLLGWVTGLGALACALLWRLAFVSTWCALAALASVLLYRWAAVNPSSSASTSPTEPPGSGTG